Proteins from a genomic interval of bacterium:
- a CDS encoding transposase: MANNFRLSATTISDIYKAHWEIELFFKTIKNLKIKSFMGTSKNVVLTQLWIAIFVFLTVQQ; encoded by the coding sequence TTGGCAAATAATTTCAGGCTATCGGCAACTACTATTTCTGACATCTATAAAGCACATTGGGAGATCGAATTGTTCTTTAAAACCATAAAAAATCTGAAAATTAAAAGCTTCATGGGTACTTCTAAAAATGTTGTATTAACTCAACTCTGGATTGCTATATTTGTATTCTTAACTGTACAACAGTAG
- a CDS encoding transposase, with translation MYECKYHVAFCPGYRFKIFKGDIAEYSRQKLYELAR, from the coding sequence ATTTATGAATGCAAGTATCATGTTGCCTTTTGCCCGGGATACAGATTTAAGATATTTAAAGGAGATATAGCAGAATACAGCAGGCAGAAGTTATATGAACTTGCCCGTTAA
- a CDS encoding DUF4372 domain-containing protein → MRKLNCWTQFVHLFFAQLSGRNSLRNTIQGNKI, encoded by the coding sequence ATTAGAAAACTGAACTGCTGGACTCAGTTTGTTCATTTATTTTTTGCCCAACTTAGCGGTCGTAACTCTTTACGAAATACAATTCAAGGCAATAAGATATAA
- the glnA gene encoding type I glutamate--ammonia ligase, translating into MEVVVPEDVILKEIKDGGIEFVYLLFTDINGLTKKVTIPSAKVESALKDGVWFDGSSIDGFARICESDMHLKPDTSTFSILPWTENNGKSAQIICDVYLPDGSPFQGDPRGVLKRLVKKAANIGYKYLVGPEIEFFLLDRDVLPELKPHDRKGYFDLGVHSRAVKICQNTMKDMARLGYKCETYHHEVSQGQHEIGLEYGPAVNIADGIITLKHVLRSQARTEGFKVTFMPKPISGINGSGMHVHQSLSDMSDNNIFYDPEDTYNMSQLGYHFLAGQIEHARALAAIVAPTVNSYKRLVPGFEAPVYICWGRVNRSALIRIPMVTKRNAKNGARMELRCPDPSANPYLAFAAMLAAGLEGIEKKMEPPKAMEENVYGFSNDKLKEMNISTLPSTIRSAVAALEQDELLFNAFGENLMKHFIAAKKQEWKEFLLRVTPWEVERYL; encoded by the coding sequence GTGGAGGTAGTTGTGCCGGAAGATGTTATTTTAAAAGAGATTAAAGATGGCGGGATTGAATTTGTTTATCTTCTTTTTACTGACATAAACGGTCTTACAAAGAAGGTGACAATACCATCAGCGAAAGTGGAAAGTGCACTTAAAGATGGAGTGTGGTTTGACGGGTCTTCAATTGACGGTTTTGCGCGAATATGTGAATCTGACATGCATTTAAAGCCGGATACATCAACATTTTCAATTTTACCATGGACTGAAAATAACGGAAAGAGTGCTCAGATAATTTGTGATGTATATTTGCCTGATGGGTCCCCTTTTCAGGGCGATCCTAGGGGTGTATTAAAAAGGCTTGTAAAGAAAGCTGCAAATATAGGCTACAAATATCTTGTAGGGCCTGAGATTGAATTTTTTCTTCTGGACAGAGATGTCCTTCCCGAACTTAAACCCCATGATAGAAAAGGATATTTTGATTTGGGAGTTCACAGCAGAGCTGTTAAGATATGTCAGAATACAATGAAAGATATGGCACGTCTCGGGTACAAATGTGAAACTTATCATCATGAAGTAAGTCAGGGCCAGCATGAAATAGGGCTGGAATACGGGCCTGCAGTAAATATTGCAGATGGTATCATTACTTTAAAACATGTTTTACGAAGTCAGGCAAGAACTGAAGGATTTAAAGTTACTTTTATGCCAAAGCCCATATCCGGAATAAACGGCAGCGGCATGCATGTACATCAAAGCCTGAGCGATATGTCCGATAATAATATTTTTTATGACCCTGAGGATACATACAATATGTCGCAGCTTGGGTACCATTTTCTGGCAGGCCAAATTGAACATGCAAGAGCCCTTGCTGCTATTGTTGCCCCTACTGTAAATTCCTATAAGCGGCTTGTACCGGGTTTCGAGGCGCCGGTTTATATATGCTGGGGAAGAGTAAACAGATCTGCGTTAATCAGAATACCAATGGTTACAAAACGTAATGCAAAGAATGGCGCCAGAATGGAATTGAGATGTCCTGATCCGTCTGCGAATCCGTATCTTGCATTTGCTGCAATGCTTGCTGCTGGACTGGAAGGAATTGAGAAAAAGATGGAGCCGCCTAAAGCCATGGAAGAAAATGTTTACGGATTTAGCAATGATAAATTAAAAGAGATGAATATTTCCACACTTCCATCCACAATCAGAAGTGCTGTAGCAGCCTTGGAACAGGATGAGTTACTGTTTAATGCATTCGGCGAAAATCTTATGAAGCATTTTATTGCTGCTAAGAAGCAGGAGTGGAAGGAATTTTTATTGAGAGTTACGCCATGGGAAGTTGAACGATATCTATAG
- a CDS encoding sigma 54-interacting transcriptional regulator → MAQLQSQSKTIKKLSVLIEINQALSRTLNLKEALMASLRILKHSYGIKSGVVFLCDNTKKTIATGGSIGFSNIIEEKVFPFKDNLLGQIAESGKPVVIPQSLKESSISKIMKLRESSLEKDETFLAIPITLDYRTLGLLVVTLPYYARRDYESTLKFFTLVASALLQPIRVCHVIESEREKLIDENVLIKQKLHQEYNFSNIIGNSHEMRDVYEQVARITRTDTTVLLWGESGTGKELIAEAVHYNSLRSDKPFIKVNCAAVPETLIESEFFGYEKGAFTGAAELKKGRFELADSGTIFLDEIGDLSLPTQVKLLRVLQKQEFERVGGTKTVHTDARIIAATNADLEEMIAEGLFREDLYYRLNVFSIYLPPLRDRKTDILLLADHFMLKYGRKHRKVIKRISTPAIDMLMRYHWPGNVRELENCIERAVLLCEDRVIHSYHLPPSLQTAESSNTVPKLSLADSVASYEKELIQDALKTTKGNRAKAARLLGTTERKIGYKINIYNIDVERFK, encoded by the coding sequence ATGGCTCAACTTCAATCTCAATCAAAGACTATAAAAAAGTTAAGCGTACTCATTGAAATTAATCAGGCACTTTCAAGGACGCTTAACTTAAAAGAGGCGTTGATGGCTTCTCTAAGAATCCTGAAGCACTCTTACGGCATAAAATCCGGAGTTGTATTTTTATGTGATAACACAAAAAAAACAATTGCTACAGGCGGATCAATTGGATTTTCAAATATCATTGAAGAAAAAGTATTTCCTTTTAAGGACAATCTTCTCGGACAGATAGCGGAATCGGGAAAACCTGTTGTTATTCCACAGTCACTTAAAGAAAGCTCCATATCAAAAATCATGAAATTACGGGAATCTTCCCTGGAAAAGGATGAGACCTTTCTCGCCATACCGATTACCCTTGATTACAGAACCCTGGGCCTTCTTGTTGTTACTCTGCCATATTACGCTAGAAGGGATTACGAAAGTACTCTTAAATTCTTTACCCTCGTTGCATCCGCACTTCTCCAGCCCATCCGTGTGTGCCACGTTATTGAATCGGAAAGAGAAAAACTGATTGACGAAAATGTGCTTATCAAACAAAAACTCCACCAGGAATACAATTTCAGCAACATCATCGGAAACAGCCATGAAATGCGGGATGTATATGAACAAGTAGCACGTATAACACGTACAGACACAACAGTTCTTCTATGGGGTGAATCAGGAACAGGAAAGGAGTTGATTGCAGAAGCAGTACATTATAATTCCCTGAGGAGTGACAAACCCTTTATAAAAGTAAACTGTGCAGCTGTTCCGGAAACACTAATTGAATCTGAATTCTTCGGATATGAAAAAGGCGCTTTTACAGGGGCTGCTGAATTAAAAAAAGGCAGGTTTGAGCTTGCAGATTCCGGTACGATTTTCCTTGATGAGATCGGAGACCTTTCTCTTCCAACACAGGTCAAGCTGCTGAGGGTTCTTCAAAAACAGGAATTTGAGCGGGTAGGAGGCACAAAAACGGTTCATACAGATGCCAGGATAATAGCTGCAACAAATGCTGATCTGGAAGAGATGATTGCAGAAGGGCTTTTCAGAGAAGATCTCTACTACAGGTTAAATGTCTTTTCAATTTATCTTCCTCCTCTTCGTGACAGAAAAACCGATATTCTTCTTCTTGCAGATCATTTTATGCTTAAATACGGCAGAAAACATCGCAAAGTAATAAAACGAATCTCAACTCCTGCTATTGACATGCTGATGAGATATCACTGGCCCGGAAATGTAAGAGAGCTGGAAAACTGCATTGAAAGGGCTGTGCTTCTCTGTGAAGACAGAGTAATTCACAGCTACCACCTGCCGCCAAGCCTGCAGACAGCTGAAAGTAGCAACACTGTGCCTAAGCTTTCCCTTGCTGATTCTGTTGCTTCATACGAAAAAGAATTGATACAGGACGCACTGAAAACAACAAAAGGCAACAGGGCAAAAGCAGCCAGGCTTCTCGGCACTACTGAAAGAAAGATCGGATACAAAATAAACATTTACAATATTGACGTTGAAAGATTCAAATAG